In Gemmatimonadaceae bacterium, the genomic stretch CCGCCAGGTCAGCGGCACTCACCACGGCCCCCGTGACCCTCCCCATCTCGATCGCCGATGTTCGCGCCGCCAGTGAACGGCTCGCCCCGTTCCTCGCGCCGACCCCGCTCTACACCTACCCACTGCTCGACGCATGGGTCGGGCACGAGGTCCGGGTCTTCGTCAAGCACGAGAACTTCCACCCGACCAATGCCTTCAAGGTGCGGAATGGCCTCGCGTTCATGTCTGCGCTCGCCGAGCCCCAGCGTGCGTGCGGCGTGGTCGCGGCCACGCGCGGCAACCACGGGCTGGGGATTGCGTGGGCGGCGCGCGCCTTTGGGGCGAAGGCGACGATCTGCGTGCCGGTCGGGAACAATCCGGACAAGAACGCCGGGATCCGCGCGTTAGGCGCGCGACTCATCGAAGAAGGGCGCGACTACGACGAGTCGGTCGAGGTCGCCCGCCGCATCATTGACGCCGAGGGCGCAACGCTCGCGCATTCGACGAACAACGCCGACATCGTCGCCGGGGCCGCGACGCTCTCGCTCGAAGTCGTAGGGCAGCAGCCCGGACTCGACGCCATGGTCATCGCAGTCGGCGGAGGATCGCAGGCCGTCGGCGCCCTCACGGTCGCCGCGGAGCTCGAGCCGGGCATGCGCGTGTTTGGGGTGCAGGCGCAGGGCGCATCAGCCGCTCACGACTCCTGGCACGCGCGAGAACGCCGCACCACGTCACGGGCGGAGACGATCGCTGACGGCCTGGCCACACGGACCACCTACGACCTCACCTTTCCCGCCCTGCTCGCGGGGCTCGCCGGGTTCGAGCTGGTGAGCGACGCCGAGATCGCGGACGCCATGCGCGCACTCCTCCGCACGACGCATTCCCTGGTCGAACCGGCCGGAGCCGCCGGGCTCGCAGGCCTGCGGCGACTCGCGCCAACGCTCGCGGGGCGCAAGGTGGCGATCGTGATCAGCGGAGGCAACGTGGACGAGGCGACCCTGCGGCAGGTGCTCGAACGCGCGATCTAACCTTCTGCCGCTGCTCCGACGATGCGACGCCGCAGGGCATCAGGCGGCGCGCAGGGCGGCGCGGCCAGGGCCAGCATGGCGGCGACCCGAGCATACGCCTGGGCTTCGCGCGCGAGCCCGGGCTCGAGCGCGAGCCGCGCCTCGAAGGCGGCGCGCTCGCCATCGCTGACCGCCCCCAGCGCCCACGCGGCGGCGACGTCTCCCGCCCATGCGCCGGGCCTCACGAGCGGCCCCCCATGAGCGGGCCAAGTGCCACGCGCAGCTTCTCCATGCCACTCCGCATGCGCGTCTTCACGGTGCCTAACGGCTCACCCAGTCGCTCGGCGATCTCGCTCTGCGAGAGCCCACCGAAATAGGCCAACTCGAGCACCAGGCGCTGGGCGGCCGGCAGGTCACCCAGCGCCCGCCGCACGATCACCTGCGCCTCCGACGACTCGACCTCGCGATCCGGAAGCACCGGCGGAGTCGACAATCCCGGCGACGCATCCTCGTCCGACATCGCCGCCGCCTGATCCAGGACGCGTGCCCGTCGTTTCTGGGAGCGAATCAGGTCCAGCGATCGGGTGCGCACGATCGTCGAGATCCACGCGATCACGCTCCCGCGATTCGCATCGAACGTCGCCGCCGAGCGCCACACCTGCGCAAACGCGTCGGCCACGACCTCCTCGGCGTCGGCGGGATCCGAGACGATCGCCGAGGCCAGCGACCAGGCCAGCGCCCCGTGCCGATCGTACAAGACGCCAAGCGCGCGCTCGTCCCCGGCGATGAGCCGGGACATGACCTGCAGGTCGCTGGCCCCGCTGTCGTTCGGGACCGTCATCGGGTCGATGCGCGGCGGAGGTGGTTCACTGGAGCGGGCAAGCTCGCCTCCCCCGGCCGGTGGCGCAACTCGCGCCGAGCTCCCCGGCCCCGCGCTGAGCGGCTCCTGGTGCAGTCGCATGGAGGTCGGCCGTGGAAGCGCCAGGGTCAGCACGATACGCAGCGGGTTTGCGGTCCGTCTCGCACAGCATGCGCGCCGGTTGCGGTCACGCGTCACGACTGAATACGCCACCCGCCCTTCCATGGATTGCCTGCTCGGCAAACTCGTCCGTGGACCGCGTTACCTTCACGGAACCCCGTGCGCTCGCAGCGCGGGGCGAGCACCAACAACCCGGCCGGCCCATCGGGCACACAGGG encodes the following:
- a CDS encoding threonine/serine dehydratase, translated to MCRLVSQRAKFHARAADAESRRGLHRFHEDAPARSAALTTAPVTLPISIADVRAASERLAPFLAPTPLYTYPLLDAWVGHEVRVFVKHENFHPTNAFKVRNGLAFMSALAEPQRACGVVAATRGNHGLGIAWAARAFGAKATICVPVGNNPDKNAGIRALGARLIEEGRDYDESVEVARRIIDAEGATLAHSTNNADIVAGAATLSLEVVGQQPGLDAMVIAVGGGSQAVGALTVAAELEPGMRVFGVQAQGASAAHDSWHARERRTTSRAETIADGLATRTTYDLTFPALLAGLAGFELVSDAEIADAMRALLRTTHSLVEPAGAAGLAGLRRLAPTLAGRKVAIVISGGNVDEATLRQVLERAI
- a CDS encoding sigma-70 family RNA polymerase sigma factor, with the protein product MRLHQEPLSAGPGSSARVAPPAGGGELARSSEPPPPRIDPMTVPNDSGASDLQVMSRLIAGDERALGVLYDRHGALAWSLASAIVSDPADAEEVVADAFAQVWRSAATFDANRGSVIAWISTIVRTRSLDLIRSQKRRARVLDQAAAMSDEDASPGLSTPPVLPDREVESSEAQVIVRRALGDLPAAQRLVLELAYFGGLSQSEIAERLGEPLGTVKTRMRSGMEKLRVALGPLMGGRS